From the genome of Abditibacteriaceae bacterium, one region includes:
- the ahcY gene encoding adenosylhomocysteinase, which translates to MSTVAENNAGERLVADIDVNLIDYKVADISLADWGRKEINVAEHEMPGLMAIRRKYAASKPLQDVRITGSLHMTIQTAVLIETLADLGADVRWASCNIFSTQDHAAAAIAASGVPVFAWKGETLEEYWWCTNQALSFPGGKGPQLVVDDGGDVTLLLHKGFELENGSDWVNSESGSHEESVIKDLLKQIHAETPTRFAEVVKEWRGVSEETTTGVHRLYQMQKEGKLLVPAINVNDSVTKSKFDNLYGCRESLADGIKRATDVMLAGKVAVVCGYGDVGKGSAQSLRGMGARVIVTEVDPINALQAAMEGYQVTTVEDTLGWGDIYVTTTGNVDILTFEHMSKMKDQAIVCNIGHFDNEIQVEKLNQAAGVSRLNIKPQVDQYTFPDGHAIFMLAEGRLVNLGCATGHPSFVMSASFANQTLAQLDLWAKKDEYEIGVYVLPKHLDEEVARLHLEKIGAKLTTLTNAQADYIGVPVSGPYKPDTYRY; encoded by the coding sequence ATGAGCACAGTTGCAGAAAACAATGCAGGCGAACGTCTGGTCGCCGACATCGACGTGAACCTGATCGATTACAAAGTCGCCGATATTTCTTTGGCCGACTGGGGCCGCAAAGAAATCAACGTCGCCGAGCACGAAATGCCCGGCCTAATGGCGATTCGCCGTAAATACGCCGCCAGCAAGCCGCTGCAAGATGTTCGCATCACCGGCTCGCTGCACATGACGATTCAAACCGCTGTGCTCATCGAAACGCTCGCCGATCTGGGCGCCGACGTGCGCTGGGCAAGCTGCAACATCTTTTCAACGCAGGATCACGCCGCCGCAGCGATTGCCGCTTCGGGTGTTCCGGTCTTCGCATGGAAGGGTGAAACCCTCGAAGAATACTGGTGGTGCACCAATCAGGCGCTGTCCTTCCCCGGTGGCAAAGGCCCGCAGCTCGTCGTCGATGATGGCGGCGACGTCACCTTGCTTCTCCACAAAGGCTTCGAACTCGAAAACGGCAGCGATTGGGTAAACAGCGAAAGCGGCAGCCACGAAGAAAGCGTCATCAAAGATTTGCTGAAGCAGATTCACGCTGAAACGCCCACGCGTTTCGCCGAAGTTGTCAAAGAATGGCGCGGCGTTTCGGAAGAAACCACAACCGGCGTTCACCGCTTGTATCAGATGCAGAAAGAAGGCAAGTTGCTCGTTCCGGCAATCAACGTCAACGATTCGGTGACCAAGAGCAAGTTCGACAACCTTTATGGTTGCCGTGAATCGCTCGCCGACGGCATCAAGCGCGCGACCGACGTGATGCTCGCCGGCAAAGTCGCGGTTGTTTGCGGCTACGGCGACGTGGGCAAAGGTTCGGCGCAGTCGCTGCGCGGCATGGGCGCTCGCGTTATCGTGACCGAAGTCGATCCGATCAACGCGCTGCAAGCGGCGATGGAAGGCTACCAAGTCACGACTGTTGAAGACACGCTCGGCTGGGGCGACATCTACGTCACCACGACCGGCAACGTCGATATCCTCACCTTCGAGCACATGTCGAAGATGAAAGATCAGGCGATTGTTTGCAACATCGGCCATTTCGACAACGAAATTCAGGTCGAGAAGCTCAACCAGGCGGCGGGCGTTTCGCGTCTCAACATCAAGCCGCAGGTTGACCAATACACCTTCCCCGACGGTCACGCCATCTTCATGCTGGCTGAAGGCCGACTCGTCAACCTCGGTTGCGCGACGGGCCATCCCAGCTTCGTGATGTCGGCGAGCTTTGCCAACCAGACTCTGGCGCAGCTCGACCTGTGGGCGAAGAAAGATGAATACGAAATCGGCGTTTACGTCTTGCCCAAGCACCTCGACGAAGAAGTTGCCCGCCTGCACCTGGAAAAGATCGGTGCCAAGCTGACGACCTTGACCAACGCGCAAGCCGACTACATCGGCGTTCCAGTTAGCGGCCCTTACAAGCCCGACACCTATCGCTACTAA
- a CDS encoding metalloregulator ArsR/SmtB family transcription factor, which produces MELLKTLRILGDASRVRLLRLLASEELSVAELQEILGMGQSRISMQLSQLKQAGLVEVRRAGQKSLYSAQSPAGLQTVVDEVLQRGGEEIREAAHDDAHLRLILERRKDTLRGHFDELAGRFGRDYLPGRSWKALSEGLLRLLPPLDIADLGAGEATMALLLAQRAKRVVAVDNSEKMVEYGRNLASRNNVHNLDYRRGDMEELPLDDAEVDLALMHQTLHHTLHPQIAVAEAFRILRPGGRLVILDLLRHEYEAARELYADVWLGFSQVELLELLHKAGFGDADVSVVDREAEAPHFQTILAIAEKPQ; this is translated from the coding sequence ATGGAATTATTAAAAACTTTGCGTATTCTGGGTGACGCAAGCCGCGTGCGACTTTTGCGTTTGCTGGCAAGCGAAGAACTCAGCGTCGCCGAATTGCAGGAGATTCTCGGCATGGGCCAGAGCCGCATTTCGATGCAGCTTTCACAACTGAAGCAAGCGGGCTTGGTAGAAGTGCGGCGTGCTGGACAGAAAAGTTTGTATAGCGCGCAATCGCCCGCTGGTTTGCAAACCGTTGTTGATGAAGTGCTGCAACGCGGAGGTGAAGAAATCCGCGAAGCCGCGCACGATGACGCGCACTTGCGCCTGATTTTGGAACGCCGCAAAGACACGTTGCGCGGGCATTTCGATGAACTCGCAGGACGCTTTGGACGCGATTATCTTCCGGGCCGCAGTTGGAAAGCGTTATCGGAAGGCTTGTTGCGCTTGTTGCCGCCACTCGATATTGCCGATCTGGGTGCAGGCGAAGCGACGATGGCTTTGCTTCTGGCGCAACGGGCCAAGCGTGTCGTTGCCGTAGATAATTCGGAAAAGATGGTGGAGTACGGTCGAAATCTGGCCTCGCGCAACAATGTGCACAATTTAGACTACCGGCGCGGCGATATGGAAGAACTACCACTCGACGATGCAGAAGTTGATCTGGCTCTTATGCATCAAACCTTGCATCACACCTTGCACCCGCAAATTGCGGTGGCCGAAGCGTTTCGCATTTTGCGCCCGGGCGGACGGTTGGTCATTCTCGATTTGTTGCGCCACGAATACGAAGCCGCACGCGAACTTTACGCCGATGTATGGCTCGGCTTTTCCCAGGTCGAGTTATTAGAACTGCTTCACAAAGCTGGCTTTGGCGATGCCGATGTTTCTGTCGTGGATCGGGAAGCCGAAGCGCCACATTTTCAAACGATTCTGGCAATTGCCGAAAAGCCACAATAA